atactctgatcagagatttcaaactacatatacatgaaaaacacataggatatccatacccgtaggtaagcggtgaatccccgactacaatgcatcgactcctatatgtttcgacagaacacccaaccttgccacctgatgaccccatgagagtcggtaaacaagtcaaagtgtaattctagcacatagagtctcaatgttgtcccgggtcataaggactaatggtgtacaaccataaactaggacttttccactcgataagtgagaaccacttggaaagtcctttaatggagggttgttcagtgcactctaccaggagcacctatctgcatgctcggacatcacaatgtcccctaccaatgaaacatggtactcacatcgcagatactagtctcaagctcgagcggcctatatccttcttagcggcggctgaatcgactaggaaccgtttagaatatacagtattccaaatatgagtttcatgatactcatcatatgagcatctcatattctttctactatttgtatattcaagggctttatctatgcaactagcatgggtatacagataaagatgtgccaaaacaataatttcaaatattattaaaataaagattgcttatacatagagtttcattgtgaacactcggccaacacttggctcgacgtgcacctactctaacaatctcccacttgcactagagccaactacccatatacttcaaaccaattgattcgcgatgcatctcgaataatggttcaggtaaaggcttagctagtggatcagcaacattatctgcggagccgacttagtcgatagacacttctctttccacaatctctccgaggatgtggtactttctcaatacttgtttggatttctgatgagaccttggctcctttgcctgagctatggctcccgtgtttcacaaaacaccgggataggagcaactccattaggaatgacgtccaacgcttggacgaaattccttatccaaacagcctcctttgctgcatccgatgcaacaatgtattcggcctcagtggtggaatccgcagtactgtctcgcttggaactcttccaagagacagcagcaccaatgagcatgaatacgaacctagaggttgactttgagtcatcgatatcgctttggaagctagagtcggtatagccttccaatttcagttctccaccccatagaccaatagcaacttactggtccttctcaattacttgaggatgtctttcacagttttcaagtgtggaagaccagggttcgattgatatctatacactacacttagtgctaaaaccacgtcaggacgtgtagatatcatcccatacatgatgctaccaatcgcagatgcataaggaatgcttgtcatcgccgctatctctgcatcagtcttgggagacatagacttggatagggacacgccatgacacattggtagatgtcctctcttggactcatccatcgagaaccgcttcacgatggtatcaatgtatgtggactgggtgagaccaagcaatctttttgatctatctctatagatctgtattcccaatacaaaagatgcttcacccaagtcctgcatcgagaacttacttgctaaccatatcttagttgattgcaacatccctacatcattcccaatgagtagaatgtcatcaacataaagcacaaggaatgtcacagcactcccactgaccttcttatacacacagggttcctcaggattcttagcaaaaccaaactctttgattgtactatcaaatctgaggttccaactcctagatgcctgctttataccataaatagatctttgaaatttgcatatcatatgctcacttccgatagatgtaaacccttcgggttgagacatgtaaatctcttccttaatatccccattaagaaaggctgtcttaacatccatctgtcatatctcatagtcataccatgcagctatggctagcaaaatccttatggacttgaacattgcaactggagaaaaggtttcctcaaagtcaactccttgtctttgaatatatccttttgccaccaatcacGCCTTGAaagtcaataccttcccatccgccccaagtttccacttgtaaatccatttacaccctatgggaacaattccctcaagtggatccacgagattccacacttggttcgaatgcatggaattcatctcagattccatcgcttcaagccacttggatgactcggcatcagataacgcttccttgaaggtccttggttcacatccatggttaggctcatcatggccctcttcaagaagcagaccatacctcataggtggtctcgagactctctcggatcttctaggagcttgtttctcctctcttggcacttcggtgtgggttctataattgtgggtgtctctcgaacctcttcgagttctatcatctctccttttctattcaatagaaattttttttccaaaaaggttgcattcctagaaacaaacacctttgtttcttggggatgatagaaataatatccaactgaattccttggatatcccacaaagtaacataaaatggatcgactatccaatttatctcccactaactgcttcacataagcagggcacccccatattctaagataagaatatttgtgtggcttacccatccatatctcatatggtgtcttgtcaactgcctttgaatgtgcattgtttaacaacagtgccgctgtctcaagcgcatatccccaaaaggatggcggcaactccgtgaaccccatcatagaccgaaccatgtccatcaaagtccggttacgacgttctgaaacaccattcaactgcggtgtagcgggcggagtccactgcgagagaatcccattctccctaagatactcttggaactcggcactcaagtactcaccacctcgatccgatcgaagtgtcttgattcTTTGTCCCAACTGtctctctacttcacttctgaattctttgaacctttcaaaggcttcagacttgtatttcatcaaatacacatacccatacctcgaaaagtcatcggtataggtgatgaagtaggcatgtccatgcttagtggtgatgctaagcggaccgcactcatcggtatggatcaaatccaataaccctttggctcgctccacatggcccttaaaggaaattttggtcatctttccttttagataggattcacaagtcgtgagagcattaatatcagacatatcaaacatgcacactcccactaacttgttcatccttcttagggaaatatgtcctaatcgagcatgccacaattgtgccgaatttagagtatcttgtttgcgcttgtttgttgttgttattgcttggacattatttagtggaatatctttcaattttaaggtgtagagatcgttttcaagttctccagtaccaattaaacattcattcttgtaaatattgcaaacacctttgctaaataaacaagaaaatccatctttatctaacatagaaatggaaataatgtttttcaccaaatctggtacaaacaaaacatctctcaaaaataacttaaaatcattgttcaaatacaagcaaacatctcctacggccttggcagcaacccttgctccattgcccatcctcaagaaggtctcaccttccctgagcctcctacttcttcccatcgcctgcaaatcattacagagatgtgagccacatccggtatccaatacccaagaagtagagttaattgaaatgtttacttcaatatagaacataccgtttccagaactcttctgggcaagatattccctgcagttacgcctccaatgtccaggcttcttgcagtgatgacagatgtcaacagtcttgtcagccttcactggtgtggctgccactacGGGAcccggagtctgcctcttcaagggcacgctcttcttgggacgttggaaagaacgcttctttcccttcccaggtggaccggtcttcgtaccagatgaagagcccacaaaaagaaccggcttctctttcttgatggtggactcaaaggtcacaagcatgttcaccaactcctcaagggtcggctccatcttgttcatgttgaagttcaccacaaaaggatcaaatgagctaggcagcgacaacagcaacacgtcggtggtcagctccgatggcaatgcaagatccatgcccacaagcttatccacgagcccaatcagctttaggccatgctcatggaccgaagccccatctcgcatgcgcaaagtgattagctccttgacggtagcatgcctaagaggccgagtttgctcaccaaagagctccttgaggtgcaaatgaatgtcagcagcattctttgcatcctcgaaacgcctctgcagctcatcgttcatagaagcctgcatataacacttcgccttcaagtcatggtcacaccattccttgtaggtctgcaattcctcgggagtgcagtcagtcggggcctcagcagggggcgactcagtcagtgtatatgcaatcctttccgagtttaggacgattttcagatttcttagccaagtgagatagttaggtccggttaacacatgtttttcgagaatagcggatagcgggttgcgtatcgaagacattgtcaaagttttgtactgaaaagtaaaacagataaatgttaatgactattttaaaatatttagtaagatataaagtttggacttttactttataaattttcgctcccactgttttgacatctttcactaccctctagtgaaaacgggaaactcatttcctcagtaggtacgtaaggtccaattagcgaattatgatcccgaataatatcagccaatcacaattcctaaaaggtagtttccaattgcatctccatgcaaccctctacgtaaacttttgtctcacgtttgattaggacccaataatatgacgtcgttcatcttcacgtgtcaagcctaacccatcgatattgaaccttaatggacggtcgccatgagttccctcaataatatgagccgaaatcatgggagttccacgtagttcacatcaccatgtcaatggatgtcacagctttccggcacccaaggcccccccaataatatgagccgagccccgagcacgggtagcgttcatcatgcacccattgtcgatggaagacatggaaattataaacaaatttataattccccttgtcgggcttgatattaattttgaatcttattcaaaatgagggtttttaattttgaaaggtctcatcattaattttatttaaaagctcgccatgtttgatcgtatgtttgccggattcatgcaactttgttattatcataataataacgcacatactcattatttataacatatcatgcatatattataaacagtaaacaaaacaaggatgatcaatcgccccaaaactaatggcccgtgtgagctaaacacgggcctaggtccaattctaaggaaatgcatgggatgcaaatgcaactattacattagcttccaatatttacatgtctttgattttcataatcatcatggccaccatcttccaatcttgatcatccactatactcatatttacaaataaatatccatagcaaatagggatacatctcatggggtgggcacgagccataaaccaagcccactttaaatttgataattattacaatcattcaacacaaaatatcctagcatacacctagcaaattgggcttgggcttttgatcatccttcatgtataatatcacatatcatacaccaacaattaattatcacaataattaattgatccaatattatatatattgatccaatcactaaccgccacgattataaactaaattaacaaagtatacaaacacctttgtctactttccaattaatttatttataaccgaatttattgtaaatcacaatttactataaataattaaagtacaacttcaattatttattttatgagaaaatgtttgcaacttttgtaattttaaacttaagggcccaaaaacttatttttcaccaaaaacattttggcccatttaaaattcacaaatatgttagccatccaatggtccaacaactcaaggcccatgacactttgatatttcaaaacaccttttgaaaactctagtcgtcatcgccatcgccggattccggccaaccaaaattttttttttattttcaatggggaattcgggcagcccgagctgcccaaaatgggcagcccctcagGCAACCCGAGCTGCCGAAAATTATCCCAAAGAtggccttgatttttgttgcaaaaactcacctcatgcggttagaaatcgatctcaacataatatcatgtatatgctacacaaaaactagtacccttagctctgacaccacttgaaagggatcgattttaggtgttcgaaatcgcaacggaagctcaagaatgttttctaaacatgaaaaccgaaaattttatggaaaatcttgaaaaattcgaacaaccaagtactagtgtgcaacatatacaaaaacacatactatgacattcatagggtgtttagaagttttacctatcaacctcttgatgTTGATGATGGCtacaactaaagtgtaaacactttagctcttgtatggcaagaaaaatctaacaaaatcaagcccaccaccaactaggtagatcccctcatattttgcactaaaaaatatgaggatttttctttgagaagagatttgtttctccaacaattgaagaacaaaaattgagagaaaaatgagagtgaatttcggccaaggtgtaaTTGGGAGAGTGAAGTATGTTGTctaggttgtgggaaaagtgaaaagtagtcttgcatgccatgcaatattttaatcaaaagtaatccacaccccttcatctcccaagcatgcaaaacctagtgggcttgtaacatttacaaagggcccatggacttttaatttaattatctcaaacatatttgagcccaattagactttacttgattttactcaagtccactagttaaataattatttccaattgggctctacaaggcccaatgttatttaattaattcaacacttgaattaatttaattatttggactctactaggcccactagtatttaattaattcaacacttgaattaatttaatttagtccataataatgtttatgaaaatcacaattttcaaatacattattcacttggcctacttttaatttaggaacacattcataaattaaaaattacatttctctcatagaagtcttacttctatttttctttacgcttataaactcatttataagccgttcaacacattgaactattttaacttctcaacgggatctagaaagctagcacttgtgtggccctcaatggttcattgatacaactagccgtgggttcacatctccatgtgattcNNNNNNNNNNNNNNNNNNNNNNNNNNNNNNNNNNNNNNNNNNNNNNNNNNNNNNNNNgactacaatgcatcgactcctatatgtttcgacagaacacccaaccttgccacctgatgaccccttgagagtcggtaaacaagtcaaagtgtaattctagcacatagagtctcaatgttgtcccgggtcataaggactaatggtgtacaaccataaactaggacttttccactcgataagtgagaaccacttggaaagtcctttatggagggttgttcagtgcactctacaaggagcacctatctgcatgctcggacatcacaatgtcccctaccaatgaaacatggtactcacatcgcagatactagtctcgaactcgagcggcctatatccttcttagtggcggctgaatcgactaggaaccgtttagaatatacagtattacaaatatgagtttcatgatactcatcatatgagcatctcatattctttctactatttgtatattcaagggctttatctatgcaactagcatgtgtatacagataaagaagtgccaaaataataatttcaaatattattaaaataaagactgttcatacatagagtttaaacatgaactctcggccaacacttggctcgacgggcacctactctaacatggtAAGGGGTTCGGTCATGGTTCAAGGCTGATTTAGAGCCTTAGACAGTAGGTTTAGATGTGTTTTACATATAGGTCGATTCTCGAGTCGATTGGTACGTTATAGATGGTTCTATTTAATTCGGGAGTCGTATGTGTCCGAATACACCTTTAGGGGCTATTTTGGGTATTTATTTTGGGATGTTGTGGCAGTATGTCCGGGGACGATCAAACGAGGTTCACGATGTttgtaagtatgtatgacgtgcaaaacaattatttttgaggtatgcaatTTGTCTTGTGGTCAATTATGTTACAGGTTTAGAAGCCGAAGAACGTGTCCAAGGACCTCTCCAACCTCCTCGGGAGAATTATATTATGTTTAAGAGTGGATATCCAGTCCAATGGCTACGGTGATCCCTGTCGGCCTAGTATTGGggttagtttgatcaaacaatttatgttatgagccacttgcattgaacagaaccctacgcaaaatgatttacAATTTCGATTATGTATGACAAATaggaaaatatgattttatgaaaatttttatccaGGAAAGTcgtgttatatatatttatgctcATATTATGCTATATACGAGCTATGTTTAAAatgcattaatttttattacgtattacttgttattcacggttTATGCATGGTGATTTTTTAGACTCGCTAGATTGGATCAATGCAGATGATGTTGTTGAGGAGACGGGAGGTggtgaccagtgagcaggctCGGACTAATGACAGTGCAAACCCAAGGACCTTGTAGTTCACGATATTTTATTATACACgttttaaaactatttactcttaattttattcattattgTTGGTGATAAGCTCGgtgaaaatttttatattatgatagatttttaattatgatGGTCGTTTTAACTTGAGATTTTATGGTTGTAGTATTCAAACGTTGAagttttaatattaactttattttGAAGACGTGAGGGGATCGTCATTTTATTTTACGAGTTatgtttatattaaattatttaattaaaaaattaatatttccaCAAATATTAAAGTAATACTATTTTAAGTAACGGGTCGTCACAGTTTGTATCAGAGCGCAAGGTTCCTGATATAGGGTTGTGCCTACTGccggttgcgagaagctcaggaagtcacgcctcaagtctgtaatttttttcgtttttaaaTGTATTAAGTGTTAAGTACGAGCTTCTTTGACTGCACATTTAAGTCTTGAAATATTTTAGCATGTTATATGAATAGTTCtgttatgcatgttagttacgcgTTGGGTTAAATTGCGGTACAATATACCTCATAGACGTGTGATTGACCGCGAGGCTAGTGAGAAGGAGAGAGCTTCTCCTCCACGTCCACCACCAGACCTtcaggctcagatgcttgctGGCATGACCTAGTTCTTTACACAGTTTGCCATGAACAATGCCGAGGTGGATAGGAGGACGAGGCCAGAGGCAGtatacactacaagaaatttcctaatcaacaacacacatacgacaacgatttttcactaaaaccgttgtcgtatactttttaacaacggttttagtgaaaaccgttgtcgtaacggtttttagaaaaccattgtctttgagaatttttttagggtcaaagacaacgattataaaccgttgtcttttaacgtgtttttttggacaatcgacaagGGTTTTAGAAAACCTTTgttaattagcgacagttttcaaCAAAACCgtcgtaatttttaaattacCGACGATTTTGATTAAAccttcgctaattttagcgacggatttttaaaaccgtcgctataaataaccgtcgcaatttttcaattagcgacagtttaataatGGTATTTGActaaccgtcgcaaatagcgacggtttaaaataataccgtcgctaatagcaacGGTTTCACCAAAAATCGtagcaaattgtctataaatatcggCAGTAcattttcctccacaccacttcacaacacttaaaattttctctcaCACACGATTTTAGAAAACCATTgtcaatttttttgtaaatttttagttaagatcatgaatattgttaacATAGTcatattgtaagttttttttagattttttaaattattaaaactatttttttattttactgaaaaaaatagcgacggacatcataacaaactgtcgctaaaattagcgacggactcTATGGAAAACCGTCACTAATAGTGGCGACGGTTTTTCATACGGAAaattaaaaaaccgtcgctgttTTTCATACCGAAAATTTTCAATAGACCGTCGCAAATGatatctacgacaacgttttaaaaccgttgtcgttgaacgcacTTTTAACAACACAgcttttaacaacagttttaaaaggaCTATGACAAATCCTATAGTGGCTAAGTGATGAATTAAGTCCATAGAGGTTATCTTTACCTTTATGGAGTTGCAGGATGTTGATAGAGTCAGGTATGCCATTTACTTGCTGAAGGATGATGCTCGGTTATGGTGAGAAGGAGTATCAGTGTCGATGAACCTGCAGACCCTTACTTGGGAAGGTTTTAATGAGgtgttctactccaagtacttcactgatgAGGTACGCTCCCgactgactagggagttcatgaaGTTGAGACTGTGAGAGCGCGGCATGGCGGAGTTTGTGAGGAAATTTGAGCAAGGgagtcattttgtgcccctgatagctaatgacGCCAGGGAGAAACTGAGACACTTTATTGATAGTTTACAGCCTATCTTGTGCCATGATGTTTGTAtagctggtcctactacttatgcagtTGTAGTGACCAGAGTCTTGGCGGCTGAACATGATCAGAAGGACATCGAGAATGACAGAAAGGACAAGAGGCCATTTCAACAGTCAGCCAAGAAGCCATTTCAAGGACCTAACAAGGGCAAGGGACAACAACCACAGAAGAAGGCTGCTCAGAAGCCTACTGACTATCCGGTGTGCCCAAAGTGCAGTCGCAAGCATGAGGGAGAGTGTTTATGGGGTTCTAGCAAGTGCTTCAAGTCTGGATCCACTGACCACATGCTTAAGAACTGTCTgcagtggaagcagccaactCAGGGCAGAGTCTTTGCGATGCATGTTGAGGAGGCGgacccagacactacactctTGATGGGGGAGGATCTATATAGTAGGAGTAGTCACAGATGCTCTGTTAGATTCTgggctactcattcttttatatcaGACGTCTTCGTGAGTTATTTGGGCTTCAAGCCCACCATGCTCGACGTGAGTTATTTTATGATCGTTCCATCTGGAGAGGAACTGTCTGCTTCTAGTATGGTCAAAGACATGAGTCTCGAGCTGCAAAGCCACGCAGTCTACGCTGACCTTATTGTGCTGCTGATGCCCAAGTTTGACATCATTCCGAGAATGGATTGGTTGTCAAAGAATGGAGTAATGATCGACTTCCAAAAAAAAGGCAGTGAGGGTCAGACCATTGAGTAAGGAAGAATTTGTATTCGAGCCAAGTAGACGCAACAACACGTCAAGGATGATATCATGTCTTCAGGCGAGGAAGTTCATgcataaggggtgtcaggcatTCTTGGCGAGCATTATTTCAGCCCATGTTACAAAGTTCTAGTTGTTAGAGATTTTCCTGACTTGTTTCCTGAAGACGTTGCAGGTATCCCACCTAAGCGTGAGGTGAAGTTTTCCATTGGTCTTATGTTGGGTATCATGCCAATCTCCAAGACAACGTATTGGTTAACGTCTGTAGAGATGAAAGATCTCAAACAGTAGATAATGAGCTACTGGATAAATGATTCATACGCCCTAGTTGGTTACATTAGTAAACAAACATAACACCCGTATCGGAATGCCCGGGCTCTAACCTCCCGGGATCACAGATGAACTCATTTCCTACTGGTCATGGGGCAAGGCTGCTCCACTCTCCTGGCTTCTCGTGTTCTAATCTCCCGGGATAATAGATGAACTCAGCCCCTGTTTGTCATGGGGCAAGGCTGCTCCACTCTCCTGGCTGCTCGGGTTCTAAACCGGCGATGACCCGGATATAAGATATTTCTCGGGGTATCGTGATGCAACTGCAAGTAAATCTACctataaaaattagaaaattagaGTTGCAGTAAAGAGAAAAGATCATATGCGAGATCTCTAATCAGACTTTTTTCATTGCAGGCATGGCCTTGACCACTGACTTAATAGCAGATGATTATTCACTGCAAAAGTTAGAAATGACGTCCATGTCAAAGGGAAAACAAAAAGTGTCATAATCGCACATCAAGCAAAAGAGTGCCCCTAATATCTTTAACAACAAACAATCAGCATTTTTCATTACAAAAGCGTCGTAATCATAACATTTGAATTACGTTTTATAAGATGcttaataaaaataaaccaGATACATTTTATCCCAAGCAAATGTAAATTTACGTTAAATTTCACTCAGAATACACAATTATTAACATGCATTGGGAGTTAAGGCACAGTATGACGTGTGCTTTAGGCCCAAGGTGCCAGCACCTTTGTCATGTTTCTTGGCTCAAAGGTGAAGCCTTGTTCCACTGGCCTTTAGCCATGTACAAAAAATGACTAGTGTTCTACTAATTATGGCACAAATTACCATAAAACCCTATCGTTGACAAAACAAAAGT
This window of the Primulina huaijiensis isolate GDHJ02 chromosome 3, ASM1229523v2, whole genome shotgun sequence genome carries:
- the LOC140972449 gene encoding uncharacterized protein, encoding MDLALPSELTTDVLLLSLPSSFDPFVVNFNMNKMEPTLEELVNMLVTFESTIKKEKPVLFVGSSSGTKTGPPGKGKKRSFQRPKKSVPLKRQTPGPVVAATPVKADKTVDICHHCKKPGHWRRNCREYLAQKSSGNGDGKK